One region of Halohasta litchfieldiae genomic DNA includes:
- a CDS encoding amidohydrolase, whose translation MTDSAVQTDDDLRSLRRDLHRHPEPAWCEFYTTARLIEELRTRPIDELHYGREIHAADQRLNVPDESTRTKWLNRAREAGANGTILDEISESFTGAVAVVDRGPGPTIALRVDIDALPILEADDAGHVPVDEGFRSENEGYMHACGHDAHATIGLGVLDQILDSDFSGTFKIIFQPSEEQISGAKPMAESGIIDDVDHLLALHIGLDHPSGQVVAGIDDFLAVTQFRVDFSGESAHAGARPESGANAVQAMAAAVQNLYGIPRHSAGETRVNAGHVGGGTADNIVPEHAFIKGEVRGETTELMSYMWDHAQRILDSAAEMHDCTADIQMLGEAPSAESDQQLVDIVGDVARQTAGVDDVLERDSLGGSEDATFLMQHVQNQGGLATYVGVGTDHPGGHHTPTFDVDERDIGIAVDVLSAAIGEIAAADPV comes from the coding sequence ATGACCGATTCTGCAGTCCAAACTGACGATGATCTCCGGTCGCTGCGCCGCGATCTCCACCGCCACCCCGAGCCAGCGTGGTGTGAATTTTATACCACTGCCCGGCTGATTGAGGAGCTACGCACCCGCCCGATTGACGAACTCCACTACGGTCGGGAGATCCACGCCGCCGACCAGCGACTCAACGTCCCCGACGAATCGACCCGGACTAAGTGGCTGAACCGCGCCCGCGAAGCCGGAGCCAACGGCACGATCCTCGATGAGATCAGCGAGAGTTTCACCGGCGCAGTCGCGGTCGTCGACCGCGGCCCCGGGCCGACCATCGCCCTCCGGGTCGACATCGACGCGCTTCCAATCCTCGAAGCCGACGACGCGGGCCACGTGCCTGTCGATGAGGGATTCAGATCCGAAAACGAGGGCTACATGCACGCCTGCGGCCACGACGCCCACGCAACCATCGGCCTCGGCGTCCTCGATCAAATCCTCGACAGCGACTTTTCGGGCACGTTTAAAATCATCTTCCAGCCGAGCGAAGAACAGATCTCCGGCGCGAAACCGATGGCCGAATCGGGGATCATCGACGACGTCGACCACCTGCTCGCGCTCCACATCGGGCTCGACCATCCCTCCGGACAGGTCGTCGCCGGTATCGATGACTTTCTGGCGGTCACGCAGTTCCGCGTCGACTTCTCCGGCGAGTCGGCCCACGCCGGAGCCCGTCCCGAATCCGGTGCGAACGCGGTCCAAGCGATGGCCGCAGCAGTCCAGAACCTCTATGGTATCCCCCGACACTCCGCGGGCGAAACCCGCGTCAACGCGGGCCACGTCGGCGGGGGGACCGCCGACAACATCGTCCCCGAACACGCATTTATAAAGGGCGAAGTCCGCGGCGAAACCACCGAGCTGATGAGTTATATGTGGGATCACGCCCAGCGTATCCTGGATTCGGCCGCCGAGATGCACGACTGTACGGCCGATATCCAGATGTTGGGTGAGGCTCCGAGCGCCGAAAGCGACCAGCAGTTGGTCGACATCGTTGGCGACGTGGCTCGGCAAACCGCAGGTGTCGACGACGTGCTCGAACGCGACAGTCTCGGCGGCAGTGAGGACGCCACCTTCCTCATGCAACACGTCCAAAATCAGGGCGGGCTGGCAACCTACGTCGGTGTCGGCACCGACCACCCCGGCGGCCATCATACGCCGACGTTCGACGTCGACGAACGGGATATTGGCATCGCGGTCGACGTGCTGTCGGCCGCAATCGGTGAGATTGCAGCAGCCGATCCGGTGTAG
- a CDS encoding PH domain-containing protein — protein MAASHRLQSTNWLTLTEGETIEWTGRPSLFTVAPQLLGAALVGGLAAFGVSLLGSVLSQPLPPVVRVLPLLAALSIFAVVLANWYRVVYVITSEVIYIKRGFVSLDVDQIRLARVQNTTLSQSVRERLLGYGDVVAFTAGSDTLNIELKDVPNPSQVNQTLSEQLHRPDNQPQESL, from the coding sequence ATGGCCGCATCCCACCGCCTCCAGTCGACCAACTGGCTCACACTGACCGAGGGCGAAACCATCGAGTGGACCGGTCGACCATCCCTGTTTACGGTTGCGCCACAGCTACTCGGGGCGGCCCTCGTCGGCGGTCTCGCTGCCTTCGGTGTGTCACTGCTCGGGTCTGTACTGAGTCAGCCGTTGCCACCGGTTGTCCGTGTCCTGCCACTGCTGGCGGCGCTGTCTATCTTCGCCGTTGTCCTGGCGAACTGGTATCGGGTAGTGTATGTCATCACCTCGGAGGTGATCTACATCAAACGGGGGTTCGTCTCGCTGGATGTCGACCAAATCCGGCTCGCGCGGGTTCAGAACACGACGCTCAGCCAGTCGGTCCGCGAACGATTACTGGGGTACGGTGACGTGGTTGCCTTTACTGCAGGCTCGGACACGCTGAATATCGAACTCAAGGACGTGCCGAATCCTTCGCAGGTCAATCAGACGCTTTCGGAGCAACTGCATCGACCTGACAACCAACCGCAGGAGAGTCTGTAG
- a CDS encoding potassium channel family protein codes for MQIIVVGYGRVGSRTARVLAEEGYDVMVVDNNHLKVERAREQGLTVVEGDGTDEDVLIEAGIETADALGGITGDVDINHKICLIGKEYGCRTVMRISEDVSTDVYETYVTDCDEVIYPQRLGAAGAKTALLGGSLNAIGDLTEQLQLTVFTVDHESPVIGSRISEIELPATARLYAHGADSKPMTIPLPTTTVSAGDRLALVTEQESIDEVESILLGDE; via the coding sequence ATGCAAATCATTGTCGTAGGTTACGGTCGTGTTGGGTCCCGCACCGCCCGTGTGCTCGCCGAAGAGGGGTACGACGTCATGGTGGTCGACAACAATCACCTCAAAGTCGAACGGGCCCGTGAGCAGGGACTCACCGTCGTCGAGGGCGACGGCACCGACGAGGACGTTCTCATCGAGGCAGGCATCGAGACCGCCGACGCCCTCGGCGGGATCACGGGCGACGTCGACATCAATCACAAAATCTGTCTCATCGGGAAGGAGTACGGCTGCCGGACCGTGATGCGAATCAGTGAGGACGTGAGCACCGACGTCTACGAGACTTACGTCACCGACTGCGACGAGGTAATCTATCCCCAGCGGCTCGGCGCAGCGGGTGCCAAAACTGCCCTCCTTGGCGGGAGCCTCAACGCTATCGGTGACCTGACCGAACAGCTCCAGCTGACCGTGTTTACGGTCGACCACGAGTCGCCGGTGATCGGAAGCCGCATCTCGGAGATCGAACTCCCGGCGACTGCACGCCTCTATGCCCACGGTGCGGACTCCAAGCCCATGACGATTCCCCTCCCCACAACGACAGTCAGTGCTGGCGACCGGCTGGCGCTCGTCACCGAACAGGAGTCAATCGACGAGGTTGAATCCATTCTGCTCGGTGACGAATGA
- a CDS encoding DUF7384 family protein, which produces MSWVDCFAQAPDDVTVDEIRSALAAHRSSKAAESGDSESTASEPPEPSPARVVADADVLAADCCIDGDARRALDSLRQHSWTTLVASDQLLDDTEAIIEAIADESLAVDWRACIERWRDPVDQPPGDHPALASAYRGGAMHLLSFDESLTDSSTGAALHNRFPVSVRQPDAFGLLFDPESLYEAELSGEYPGPDRDPRA; this is translated from the coding sequence ATGAGTTGGGTCGACTGCTTCGCTCAAGCTCCCGACGATGTGACGGTCGACGAGATTCGGTCGGCACTCGCGGCCCATCGCAGTAGCAAAGCCGCCGAAAGCGGCGACAGCGAGTCGACCGCGAGCGAGCCACCCGAGCCGAGTCCGGCACGCGTCGTCGCCGATGCCGACGTGTTGGCCGCCGACTGCTGTATAGACGGCGACGCCAGACGGGCGCTCGATTCCCTTCGCCAGCATTCGTGGACGACACTGGTCGCCAGCGATCAGCTTCTTGACGACACCGAGGCCATCATCGAGGCGATCGCCGACGAGTCGCTGGCCGTCGACTGGCGGGCGTGTATCGAACGGTGGCGCGACCCGGTCGACCAACCTCCGGGAGATCATCCCGCCCTCGCCTCGGCCTACCGCGGCGGGGCGATGCATCTGCTGTCGTTTGATGAGTCGTTGACCGATTCGTCGACGGGCGCAGCCCTCCACAACCGGTTTCCGGTCAGCGTCCGCCAGCCGGACGCCTTTGGACTGCTGTTCGATCCCGAGAGCCTCTATGAGGCCGAACTGTCGGGCGAGTATCCCGGTCCCGACCGCGATCCGCGAGCCTAG
- a CDS encoding DoxX family protein: MFDAAGAGELFLIARLLFGGVMAFTGLNHFSDVDGMAGYAEFKGLPAPRASVLLSGGLLIFGGLSLIAGVYAVIGAGALAVFLVASGVAMHDFWAVDEDEKQSEMNSFLKNIYGAGAAVAFLVVATVPWPYAVNIGLGL; the protein is encoded by the coding sequence GTGTTCGACGCAGCGGGCGCAGGCGAGCTGTTCCTGATTGCACGGCTGCTGTTCGGTGGCGTCATGGCCTTTACCGGACTGAACCACTTCTCGGACGTCGACGGGATGGCGGGCTACGCCGAGTTCAAGGGCCTGCCAGCCCCGCGTGCCTCGGTGCTGCTGAGCGGCGGGCTGCTGATCTTCGGCGGGCTCTCGCTCATCGCGGGCGTGTACGCCGTGATCGGTGCGGGCGCACTCGCCGTCTTCCTCGTCGCCTCCGGGGTCGCGATGCACGACTTCTGGGCCGTCGACGAAGACGAAAAGCAGAGTGAGATGAACAGCTTCCTGAAAAATATCTACGGTGCCGGTGCTGCAGTCGCCTTCCTCGTCGTCGCCACCGTGCCGTGGCCCTACGCAGTCAACATCGGCCTCGGCCTGTAG
- a CDS encoding non-canonical purine NTP pyrophosphatase, translated as MLHYVTTNPGKLHEARAYLGDDTVDGYDYDYTEIQSESLETIAAEGAREAYREVGGPVIVDDSGLFINAFDGFPGPYSSYVESKLGIENVWELGKTVDDRAASFRCILAYCDGEPVAASPDPVDRDDRAAAAAAGAGERYQDDEPLPVKLFVGSVRGTLVAPRGDGGFGYDPIFEHDGSTFAERSSEEKNALSHRGRALAKFADWFDQR; from the coding sequence ATGCTTCACTACGTGACGACCAACCCCGGCAAACTCCACGAGGCCCGGGCGTATTTGGGCGACGACACGGTCGACGGCTACGACTACGACTACACCGAGATCCAAAGCGAATCGCTGGAAACCATCGCCGCTGAGGGAGCACGGGAAGCCTACCGCGAGGTCGGCGGCCCGGTGATCGTCGACGACTCGGGCCTGTTTATCAACGCCTTCGACGGGTTCCCGGGTCCCTACTCCTCGTATGTCGAGTCGAAACTCGGCATCGAGAACGTGTGGGAACTGGGGAAGACGGTCGACGACCGCGCGGCGTCGTTCCGGTGTATCCTCGCTTACTGCGACGGCGAGCCGGTTGCGGCTTCGCCCGATCCAGTCGACCGGGATGACCGCGCGGCCGCTGCTGCCGCTGGTGCTGGCGAAAGATATCAGGACGACGAACCACTACCCGTAAAACTGTTCGTCGGCTCGGTTCGCGGTACGCTGGTCGCCCCACGCGGCGACGGCGGCTTCGGCTACGACCCGATCTTCGAACACGACGGCTCAACGTTCGCCGAACGCAGCTCCGAGGAGAAAAACGCCCTCTCACACCGCGGCCGGGCGCTGGCGAAGTTCGCCGACTGGTTCGACCAGCGGTAG
- a CDS encoding DUF5808 domain-containing protein: protein MVDKPDSGEIFGIPYNFERPSIGRMLSSYFQPGEGMLVKKPFGIGYTINLASWRSWVVLGVAGALLYQERRSGSADEADAETDVDEPVEVIVED from the coding sequence ATGGTAGACAAACCAGACTCCGGTGAGATCTTCGGGATTCCGTACAACTTCGAACGGCCCTCGATTGGGCGGATGTTGTCGTCGTACTTCCAGCCCGGCGAGGGCATGTTGGTCAAAAAGCCGTTCGGCATCGGCTACACGATCAACCTCGCCAGCTGGCGGTCGTGGGTCGTCCTCGGCGTCGCGGGCGCGCTGCTCTATCAGGAACGACGCTCCGGCTCGGCCGACGAGGCCGACGCGGAGACCGACGTCGACGAGCCCGTCGAAGTCATCGTCGAAGACTGA
- a CDS encoding DUF3488 domain-containing protein: MSRLLDGLIWALVGLITAGLVRLTMPRNTVFVLGLLAGVAVGSLYAANTRLSRPTLSTLVVTLSTGLIIATVSVVIVSTRWLPSIWTVTLGYAIGIVATWLLVSGLALDDLGGFAAIAGLLLAVIGGAAGLLVVDDSLLFLAVLFGGLVAGLLVPLSGLVFGFVRSTSGGPQRSKDAERIEPATRFGIEATAIAGLAVGVPFGSRAVALFGSGGLDAFPIGVGCGALYSLGLWAVSGGRSERVSRLRDRFVERVYRLLNRIEDWLDRRRPDGPQQDSESGDGEGQSEETAAADDADSVAAASRLIEGVATDFADRELVIKAAEELENLTATNSGLRDRISTLWIRFSGTLSRETLNAGMALQLSAAEEARQRGDTERAESLTDTALQLAAPTIGSVASAILRGRRNGVDTIFDTLAPLFARIDSLLGEERRPVDDDDPEGFQLIQQLLERLIDEESGEGFDTALSRIRAAAADGWYSVQAGDQALSAGNYQRALVAYLAAIKAYRQAYDIADDSAKTATSKHAQPDDASDTDSSTNEEGGVTASAETYASETSRLGTAIEAICHDTAAAVIAATNDLYGEQPPPTVDTDARRTIVRSLRTLRQTRTRIDAAVPPVDLADDRYQQAEIARSIARLRRHLETADEAATAGNVDAAVDQYERVADRLDVLSNRAGTNGLTDLARSLTKTAVDIAGLAKEPTPEAVTNRPELTVPLPNDRRAPEVAPAGRRLRRTFCAPAFVDLWAFTEAAADHALLDIAGPPYPDLIGSVGIAISGLDPLYTEPDVDSLLQWVSEISLEALSTAVETASKSHSRMVETDPSPPPVFREPPTVLREESAASVSTAEGVAAFSEAWLSRATALVEAKETIERQQSAVDGFAALEPNVRKTLQRDGQLDSSQVNAELLVVAAHHLSGVEYDPDAETLIKTGTISRRTPASPDEEPRTPN, from the coding sequence ATGAGCAGGCTCCTCGACGGACTGATCTGGGCGCTCGTCGGCCTCATCACCGCCGGGCTTGTTCGGCTGACGATGCCACGAAACACGGTTTTCGTGCTCGGCCTCCTTGCCGGCGTCGCAGTTGGCAGCCTCTATGCGGCCAACACGCGGCTCTCGCGGCCGACGCTGTCGACGCTCGTCGTCACGCTGTCGACGGGTCTCATCATCGCCACCGTCTCGGTCGTCATTGTGTCGACGCGATGGCTCCCATCGATCTGGACGGTAACCCTCGGTTACGCCATCGGGATCGTCGCCACGTGGCTGTTGGTGAGCGGGCTTGCGCTCGATGATCTGGGCGGGTTCGCCGCCATCGCCGGACTCCTGCTGGCGGTGATCGGCGGCGCGGCCGGACTGCTGGTGGTCGACGATTCACTGCTGTTTCTCGCCGTGCTGTTCGGCGGGCTGGTGGCTGGCCTGCTCGTCCCGCTCAGCGGGCTCGTCTTCGGTTTCGTTCGGTCGACATCGGGCGGTCCGCAGCGATCAAAAGACGCCGAACGCATCGAGCCAGCCACGCGGTTCGGCATCGAGGCCACGGCGATTGCGGGGTTAGCGGTGGGAGTCCCGTTCGGTTCGCGGGCGGTCGCGCTGTTCGGCTCCGGCGGACTCGACGCGTTCCCGATTGGGGTCGGCTGTGGCGCACTGTACAGTCTCGGACTCTGGGCGGTCAGTGGCGGCCGCTCCGAGCGGGTCAGTCGACTCCGTGATCGGTTCGTCGAGCGCGTCTATCGGCTGCTCAATCGGATCGAGGACTGGCTCGACCGCCGTCGACCCGATGGCCCACAACAGGACTCCGAGTCGGGCGACGGCGAAGGCCAAAGCGAGGAGACCGCCGCCGCAGACGACGCCGACTCGGTCGCGGCGGCCAGTCGACTCATCGAGGGAGTCGCCACCGATTTCGCTGACCGCGAGTTGGTGATCAAAGCCGCCGAAGAGTTAGAGAATCTCACCGCGACCAATAGCGGACTGCGCGACCGGATTTCCACGCTCTGGATCCGGTTCAGCGGCACGCTCTCCCGGGAGACGCTCAACGCCGGGATGGCACTCCAGCTTTCGGCGGCCGAAGAGGCTCGCCAGCGCGGCGACACCGAGCGCGCCGAATCGTTGACCGACACCGCCTTGCAACTGGCTGCACCGACAATCGGCTCGGTGGCCTCGGCCATCCTCCGCGGTCGACGCAACGGAGTTGATACCATCTTCGACACACTGGCACCGCTGTTCGCACGAATCGACAGCCTGCTCGGCGAGGAGCGGCGTCCGGTCGACGACGATGATCCCGAAGGGTTTCAGCTGATCCAGCAGCTACTCGAACGGCTCATCGACGAGGAATCCGGTGAGGGGTTCGACACCGCCTTATCGCGGATTCGGGCCGCGGCCGCCGACGGCTGGTACTCGGTGCAGGCGGGCGATCAGGCCCTCTCAGCCGGCAACTACCAGCGCGCGCTGGTCGCCTATCTCGCCGCGATCAAAGCCTACCGTCAGGCCTACGACATCGCCGACGACTCCGCCAAGACCGCGACGAGCAAGCACGCCCAGCCCGACGACGCCAGCGATACCGACAGTTCGACCAACGAGGAGGGAGGTGTCACGGCGAGCGCCGAGACATACGCTTCGGAGACCAGTCGACTCGGGACGGCCATCGAGGCGATCTGCCACGATACAGCCGCCGCAGTGATCGCGGCCACCAACGACCTCTACGGCGAACAACCGCCGCCGACCGTCGACACCGATGCCCGCCGAACCATCGTCCGGAGCCTGCGCACGCTCCGGCAGACTCGCACCCGGATCGATGCAGCCGTCCCGCCGGTCGACCTCGCCGACGACCGCTACCAGCAGGCCGAGATCGCCCGGTCGATTGCCCGGCTTCGTCGACACCTTGAGACGGCCGACGAGGCCGCGACCGCCGGCAACGTCGACGCAGCCGTCGACCAGTACGAACGGGTCGCCGACCGCCTCGACGTACTCAGCAACCGAGCTGGAACCAATGGGCTGACCGACCTCGCACGGTCGCTGACTAAGACCGCGGTCGACATCGCCGGGCTTGCCAAGGAGCCAACGCCGGAGGCGGTTACCAACCGACCGGAGCTAACGGTGCCATTACCGAATGACCGGCGAGCACCCGAGGTTGCCCCGGCCGGGCGGCGGCTCCGGCGGACGTTCTGTGCGCCCGCGTTCGTCGACCTCTGGGCGTTCACCGAGGCGGCGGCTGACCACGCGCTGCTGGACATCGCTGGCCCGCCGTATCCGGATCTGATTGGTTCGGTCGGGATCGCGATCTCGGGACTCGACCCACTGTACACCGAGCCGGACGTCGACTCGCTGCTCCAGTGGGTCTCGGAAATCTCGCTTGAGGCGCTGTCGACAGCCGTCGAGACCGCCTCGAAGAGTCACAGCAGGATGGTCGAGACCGACCCCTCGCCTCCACCGGTATTCCGGGAGCCACCGACAGTGCTTCGTGAGGAGTCGGCCGCCTCGGTGTCGACCGCCGAGGGTGTCGCGGCGTTCAGCGAGGCGTGGCTCTCGCGGGCGACCGCGCTGGTCGAAGCCAAAGAAACTATTGAGCGACAGCAGTCGGCGGTCGACGGGTTTGCCGCACTCGAACCAAACGTGCGAAAGACGCTTCAGCGGGACGGCCAACTCGACTCCTCGCAGGTCAACGCTGAACTGCTCGTGGTTGCGGCTCACCATCTCTCGGGTGTCGAGTACGATCCCGACGCGGAGACCCTAATAAAAACGGGGACGATATCGCGGCGCACACCGGCGTCCCCGGATGAGGAGCCACGGACTCCGAACTGA
- a CDS encoding bifunctional N(6)-L-threonylcarbamoyladenine synthase/serine/threonine protein kinase codes for MRVLGIEGTAWAASAALYDDAEDTVFIESDPYQPDSGGIHPREAAEHMGEAIPQVIQRVLNHAAETADGEGRAVDAAPNEYGIDAVAFSRGPGLGPCLRTVGTAARAAAQSLGVPLVGVNHMVAHLEIGRHQSGFDSPVCLNASGANAHLLGFHNGRYRVLGETMDTGVGNALDKFTRHIGWSHPGGPKVEEAADDGEFIDLPYVVKGMDFSFSGIMSAAKQAADDGEAIEDICFSLQEHVFGMLTEVAERALSLTATDELVLGGGVGQNERLQEMLRTMCAERGADFHVPEPRFLRDNAGMIAVLGAKQFAVGDTLAIEASTVDPNFRPDQVPVTWRVDEQSVARGLGATTASDGTTTTASDETTTQRGAEAVVDVLDPAEAGLSLPARCVRKRRVPKAYRHPLLDETLRAERTTAEARLTSQARRAGVPTPLVWDVDPEESTIWFQHVGTSDLAADLTIEPVRAVGQSLATIHEAGFVHGDPTTRNVRIGDRTWLIDFGLGFYTGHVEDHAMDLHVFRQSLEATADDPAPLCEAVMAGYSEVGRSEVVDRLATIEDRGRYQ; via the coding sequence CGGCGGCATTCACCCGCGTGAGGCCGCCGAACACATGGGCGAGGCGATCCCACAGGTCATCCAGCGAGTGCTGAACCACGCCGCCGAGACGGCCGACGGCGAGGGACGGGCGGTCGACGCCGCGCCCAATGAGTACGGAATCGACGCCGTCGCCTTTTCGCGTGGGCCGGGACTCGGTCCCTGCCTCCGGACGGTCGGCACTGCCGCCCGCGCGGCGGCCCAGAGCCTCGGCGTCCCGCTTGTCGGCGTCAACCATATGGTCGCCCATTTGGAGATCGGTCGACACCAATCGGGCTTCGACTCGCCGGTCTGCCTCAACGCCTCGGGCGCGAACGCCCACCTGCTGGGCTTCCACAACGGTCGGTACCGCGTGCTCGGCGAAACGATGGATACCGGCGTCGGCAACGCCTTAGACAAGTTCACGCGGCATATCGGCTGGAGCCATCCCGGCGGCCCAAAGGTCGAAGAAGCCGCCGATGACGGCGAGTTCATCGATCTCCCGTACGTCGTCAAGGGGATGGATTTCTCCTTTTCTGGAATTATGAGCGCGGCCAAACAGGCCGCCGATGACGGCGAAGCTATCGAGGACATCTGTTTCTCGCTTCAGGAACACGTCTTCGGAATGCTAACCGAAGTTGCCGAGCGCGCGCTGTCGCTGACAGCCACCGACGAACTCGTGCTCGGCGGTGGAGTTGGGCAAAACGAGCGGCTCCAAGAGATGCTCCGAACGATGTGCGCCGAGCGTGGTGCCGACTTTCACGTGCCTGAGCCGCGATTCCTCCGGGACAACGCCGGGATGATCGCCGTATTGGGGGCCAAACAGTTCGCCGTCGGTGATACCCTCGCCATCGAGGCGTCGACGGTCGACCCTAACTTCCGACCAGATCAAGTGCCAGTGACGTGGCGGGTCGACGAGCAGTCGGTGGCTCGTGGGCTTGGCGCGACAACCGCGAGTGACGGGACGACCACCACCGCGAGTGACGAGACCACGACCCAGCGCGGCGCGGAGGCAGTCGTCGACGTTCTCGACCCTGCCGAAGCGGGGCTGAGCCTGCCGGCTCGCTGTGTCCGCAAGCGCCGAGTGCCGAAAGCCTATCGCCATCCCCTGTTGGACGAGACGCTGCGGGCCGAGCGCACGACCGCCGAGGCGCGGCTCACTTCGCAGGCCCGGCGGGCAGGGGTACCGACACCGCTCGTCTGGGATGTCGACCCCGAGGAGTCGACGATCTGGTTCCAACACGTCGGCACGAGCGACCTTGCGGCCGATCTCACCATCGAGCCAGTGCGAGCGGTCGGCCAATCGCTGGCCACGATTCACGAGGCCGGATTCGTTCACGGCGATCCGACGACCCGGAACGTCAGAATCGGCGACCGGACGTGGCTCATCGATTTCGGTCTCGGCTTTTATACCGGCCACGTCGAGGACCACGCGATGGATCTCCACGTCTTCCGGCAGAGCCTCGAAGCCACTGCCGACGATCCAGCACCGCTCTGTGAGGCGGTGATGGCGGGCTACAGCGAGGTTGGCCGTAGCGAGGTCGTCGACCGACTCGCAACCATCGAAGACCGCGGCCGATACCAGTAG